The following are encoded together in the Oryzias melastigma strain HK-1 linkage group LG17, ASM292280v2, whole genome shotgun sequence genome:
- the LOC112147234 gene encoding RING finger protein 212B isoform X2 — MDWFHCNQCFTRRGSKFAVSSCGHILCQACIKPKQCPACGASCSYMAISDDMQPQGKVFFKDPVNLIQSKLASISQIASFQRAQMERVTAHFRKKASTMERHLKEVTDQAYRHLSELKRENADLKKQLSELSGENVELKKQLSELRRETEELKKPLSQRRISPRPFQVDGAQRVSLPVAVTSPVTPRSRTTSRVSSAESLRWTRDRGPSLSLTTPGSIASISSHSSLLDRRTPPVFSTPTRNQSTVFQFPFMNGLSIESPRH, encoded by the exons ATGGACTGGTTCCACTGTAACCAGTGCTTCACAAGGAGAGGGTCCAAGTTTGCTGTTTCCAGTTGTGGACACATCTTATGTCAAGCATGCATTAAACCCA AGCAGTGTCCGGCATGTGGAGCCAGCTGCAGTTATATGGCCATCTCTGATGAT ATGCAGCCGCagggaaaagtgttttttaaggaCCCGGTAAACCTCATTCAGTCGAAGCTAGCAAGCATTTCACAG ATCGCAAGTTTCCAGAGAGCGCAGATGGAAAGAGTCACAGCTCATTTTAGGAAGAAGGCTTCCACGATGGAGAGGCATCTGAAGGAAGTCACAGACCAGGCTTACAG GCATCTCTCGGAGCTGAAAAGGGAgaatgcagatttaaaaaagcagctttcagAACTCAGTGGGGAGAATGTAGAGCTAAAGAAGCAGCTGTCGGAGCTGAGGAGAGAAACCGAGGAACTAAAAAAGCCGCTTTCTCAGAGGAGA ATTTCTCCAAGACCTTTTCAAGTGGATGG GGCTCAGAGGGTGTCACTCCCAGTGGCTGTTACCTCCCCAG ttacaCCTCGCTCAAGAACTACAAG CCGTGTCAGCTCTGCTGAGTCCCTGCGTTGGACCCGAGACAGGGGTCCTAGCCTCTCTCTCACT ACCCCTGGATCAATTGCCTCCATTTCTAGTCACAGCTCTCTTCTCGATCGGA GAACACCCCCTGTTTTCAGCACTCCAACAAG GAATCAGTCTACTGTTTTCCAGTTCCCATTTATGAATGGATTGTCAATAGAGTCACCTCGACATTGA
- the homeza gene encoding homeobox and leucine zipper encoding a isoform X2 yields MMASYTEHSGKNGRLGITIKHFSGNQEEKGYEIDVETKSSPRELCHSASSAESNVGSVASFTTNNNSVVCLPLVSEGLKLVWTQSDQTRELDEIPELVHAFNLFPYPSSSEVSTLARMCALPLDKVKVWFMVQRIKYGISWSSEEIEETRRKLAVPELYDNSTESNEEAKLKEKSESLEELVIEDDSGEEEGGLPSYTPQSKKSKCESPDLYKAAKSRAPCFSSTLPPPKDSYFYHPPAEIPASAAADVSLDLTEATSRQHRHGRYKKSKVQLAALRKSFLKENWPAEAELRRLQEETGLSRNDIRKWFSDSRYQLRVGRGSLAAAQSFSHSAAVGGKHESESQPLPLVSQKSRQPNGEKPPEGTRNNGIRNSHFFQTFLSNSLEAFGERVLETQGPEVIEELSGDGESFKDEEPNDEQPLELTKNFKSEPDIILEIKSSPYSSPSVSPPPAASPSKPFSHRFRTSKKSLHSTRTSPPQTPLGSSGPSTSTSPTLTPAGRPRKTKEQLDVLKQHFLQCQWPTSEDYTELVKLTGLPRADVIQWFGDTRYAVKNGQLRWVKGVRDQFLAELANQQSSTGLTNRGGTTSRGRKRKARANGTGAYSPDIQPLVAYYLATGSLHEKDLDTLCKKSRMSYQQVRDWFAAQEVEKTDQESVDVGEHF; encoded by the coding sequence ATGATGGCCTCGTATACTGAACACAGTGGAAAAAACGGAAGGCTGGGAAtaacaattaaacatttcaGTGGAAACCAAGAGGAGAAAGGATATGAAATTGATGTTGAAACCAAGAGCTCACCCAGGGAATTGTGCCATTCAGCCAGCTCGGCTGAAAGCAACGTTGGCAGTGTGGCTAGTTTCACCACCAACAACAACTCCGTCGTGTGCCTGCCTCTGGTCTCGGAGGGACTGAAACTGGTGTGGACGCAGTCTGATCAGACCCGAGAACTTGACGAGATCCCAGAACTTGTCCACGCCTTTAACTTATTCCCATACCCGTCATCCTCAGAAGTCAGCACCCTGGCACGGATGTGTGCCTTGCCACTGGACAAAGTTAAAGTGTGGTTTATGGTGCAAAGAATCAAATATGGCATTAGCTGGTCTTCCGAGGAAATTGAGGAAACACGGAGGAAGCTAGCTGTGCCGGAGCTTTACGATAATTCCACTGAATCAAATGAAGAAGCCAAACTGAAGGAAAAGAGCGAAAGTTTGGAGGAGTTGGTAATTGAAGATGACAGTGGTGAAGAAGAGGGTGGTTTACCTAGCTATACTCCTCAAAGTAAGAAATCAAAGTGCGAGTCGCCAGATTTGTATAAAGCAGCCAAATCCAGAGCGCCTTGTTTCAGTTCCACCCTCCCACCCCCGAAGGATTCATATTTCTACCACCCACCAGCAGAAATACCAGCgagtgcagcagctgatgtcTCCCTTGACCTTACAGAGGCAACTTCAAGACAGCACCGGCACGGGCGCTACAAAAAGTCCAAAGTTCAGCTTGCCGCTCTACGCAAGAGCTTCCTGAAAGAAAACTGGCCAGCAGAGGCCGAGCTGCGACGTTTGCAGGAAGAAACCGGGCTAAGCCGCAACGACATCCGCAAATGGTTCAGTGATAGCCGCTACCAGCTAAGAGTCGGCCGAGGGAGCCTGGCGGCGGCACAAAGCTTTTCTCACAGCGCTGCTGTGGGAGGTAAACATGAGTCGGAGAGTCAACCCCTTCCACTTGTTAGTCAAAAGTCACGTCAGCCCAATGGGGAGAAACCCCCCGAGGGAACACGCAACAATGGGATTAGAAACTCACACttctttcagacatttttgtcTAACAGCCTAGAGGCATTTGGTGAAAGGGTCCTTGAGACACAGGGTCCTGAAGTGATTGAGGAGCTTTCTGGAGACGGGGAGAGTTTTAAGGATGAAGAACCAAACGATGAACAACCTTTAGAGTTAACGAAAAACTTTAAGAGTGAACCAGACATCATCCTGGAAATAAAATCATCACCCTATTCTTCCCCGTCTGTCAGTCCACCACCAGCTGCTTCCCCAAGTAAACCGTTTTCACACCGATTCAGAACATCAAAAAAGTCACTGCACTCGACCCGAACCAGTCCCCCACAGACACCCCTGGGTTCCTCTGGGCCTTCCACTTCCACATCTCCTACTCTTACTCCAGCAGGGCGGCCAAGAAAGACCAAGGAACAGCTGGATGTGTTGAAGCAGCACTTCTTGCAGTGTCAGTGGCCCACAAGTGAAGATTACACTGAACTTGTTAAACTTACTGGATTACCCAGAGCAGATGTTATTCAGTGGTTTGGCGACACGCGGTATGCCGTCAAAAATGGCCAACTGCGCTGGGTCAAGGGTGTCCGTGATCAGTTCCTAGCAGAACTTGCAAATCAGCAAAGCAGCACCGGTTTGACGAACAGAGGTGGGACGACCTCTCGTGGACGCAAGCGCAAGGCCAGAGCAAACGGAACGGGTGCATACTCTCCGGATATCCAGCCCCTGGTGGCGTACTACCTTGCAACAGGGTCGCTGCATGAAAAAGACCTTGACACGCTATGCAAGAAATCCAGAATGAGCTACCAGCAGGTGCGTGATTGGTTTGCTGCTCAGGAAGTTGAGAAAACTGACCAAGAATCCGTTGATGTTGGAGAACATTTCTAG
- the LOC112147234 gene encoding RING finger protein 212B isoform X1, with protein sequence MIQMEVNSSFDKKTRLEMDWFHCNQCFTRRGSKFAVSSCGHILCQACIKPKQCPACGASCSYMAISDDMQPQGKVFFKDPVNLIQSKLASISQIASFQRAQMERVTAHFRKKASTMERHLKEVTDQAYRHLSELKRENADLKKQLSELSGENVELKKQLSELRRETEELKKPLSQRRISPRPFQVDGAQRVSLPVAVTSPVTPRSRTTSRVSSAESLRWTRDRGPSLSLTTPGSIASISSHSSLLDRRTPPVFSTPTRNQSTVFQFPFMNGLSIESPRH encoded by the exons ATGATTCAAATGGAAGTTAACAGCAGCTTTG ACAAGAAAACAAGATTAGAAATGGACTGGTTCCACTGTAACCAGTGCTTCACAAGGAGAGGGTCCAAGTTTGCTGTTTCCAGTTGTGGACACATCTTATGTCAAGCATGCATTAAACCCA AGCAGTGTCCGGCATGTGGAGCCAGCTGCAGTTATATGGCCATCTCTGATGAT ATGCAGCCGCagggaaaagtgttttttaaggaCCCGGTAAACCTCATTCAGTCGAAGCTAGCAAGCATTTCACAG ATCGCAAGTTTCCAGAGAGCGCAGATGGAAAGAGTCACAGCTCATTTTAGGAAGAAGGCTTCCACGATGGAGAGGCATCTGAAGGAAGTCACAGACCAGGCTTACAG GCATCTCTCGGAGCTGAAAAGGGAgaatgcagatttaaaaaagcagctttcagAACTCAGTGGGGAGAATGTAGAGCTAAAGAAGCAGCTGTCGGAGCTGAGGAGAGAAACCGAGGAACTAAAAAAGCCGCTTTCTCAGAGGAGA ATTTCTCCAAGACCTTTTCAAGTGGATGG GGCTCAGAGGGTGTCACTCCCAGTGGCTGTTACCTCCCCAG ttacaCCTCGCTCAAGAACTACAAG CCGTGTCAGCTCTGCTGAGTCCCTGCGTTGGACCCGAGACAGGGGTCCTAGCCTCTCTCTCACT ACCCCTGGATCAATTGCCTCCATTTCTAGTCACAGCTCTCTTCTCGATCGGA GAACACCCCCTGTTTTCAGCACTCCAACAAG GAATCAGTCTACTGTTTTCCAGTTCCCATTTATGAATGGATTGTCAATAGAGTCACCTCGACATTGA
- the homeza gene encoding homeobox and leucine zipper encoding a isoform X1 produces the protein MFLPCASTLSDQSPHTCKTKVTESYLITMMASYTEHSGKNGRLGITIKHFSGNQEEKGYEIDVETKSSPRELCHSASSAESNVGSVASFTTNNNSVVCLPLVSEGLKLVWTQSDQTRELDEIPELVHAFNLFPYPSSSEVSTLARMCALPLDKVKVWFMVQRIKYGISWSSEEIEETRRKLAVPELYDNSTESNEEAKLKEKSESLEELVIEDDSGEEEGGLPSYTPQSKKSKCESPDLYKAAKSRAPCFSSTLPPPKDSYFYHPPAEIPASAAADVSLDLTEATSRQHRHGRYKKSKVQLAALRKSFLKENWPAEAELRRLQEETGLSRNDIRKWFSDSRYQLRVGRGSLAAAQSFSHSAAVGGKHESESQPLPLVSQKSRQPNGEKPPEGTRNNGIRNSHFFQTFLSNSLEAFGERVLETQGPEVIEELSGDGESFKDEEPNDEQPLELTKNFKSEPDIILEIKSSPYSSPSVSPPPAASPSKPFSHRFRTSKKSLHSTRTSPPQTPLGSSGPSTSTSPTLTPAGRPRKTKEQLDVLKQHFLQCQWPTSEDYTELVKLTGLPRADVIQWFGDTRYAVKNGQLRWVKGVRDQFLAELANQQSSTGLTNRGGTTSRGRKRKARANGTGAYSPDIQPLVAYYLATGSLHEKDLDTLCKKSRMSYQQVRDWFAAQEVEKTDQESVDVGEHF, from the exons ATGTTCCTTCCCTGTGCTTCCACCCTCTCTGACCAGTCCCCCCACACATGCAAAACAAAA gTGACTGAGTCCTATTTGATAACCATGATGGCCTCGTATACTGAACACAGTGGAAAAAACGGAAGGCTGGGAAtaacaattaaacatttcaGTGGAAACCAAGAGGAGAAAGGATATGAAATTGATGTTGAAACCAAGAGCTCACCCAGGGAATTGTGCCATTCAGCCAGCTCGGCTGAAAGCAACGTTGGCAGTGTGGCTAGTTTCACCACCAACAACAACTCCGTCGTGTGCCTGCCTCTGGTCTCGGAGGGACTGAAACTGGTGTGGACGCAGTCTGATCAGACCCGAGAACTTGACGAGATCCCAGAACTTGTCCACGCCTTTAACTTATTCCCATACCCGTCATCCTCAGAAGTCAGCACCCTGGCACGGATGTGTGCCTTGCCACTGGACAAAGTTAAAGTGTGGTTTATGGTGCAAAGAATCAAATATGGCATTAGCTGGTCTTCCGAGGAAATTGAGGAAACACGGAGGAAGCTAGCTGTGCCGGAGCTTTACGATAATTCCACTGAATCAAATGAAGAAGCCAAACTGAAGGAAAAGAGCGAAAGTTTGGAGGAGTTGGTAATTGAAGATGACAGTGGTGAAGAAGAGGGTGGTTTACCTAGCTATACTCCTCAAAGTAAGAAATCAAAGTGCGAGTCGCCAGATTTGTATAAAGCAGCCAAATCCAGAGCGCCTTGTTTCAGTTCCACCCTCCCACCCCCGAAGGATTCATATTTCTACCACCCACCAGCAGAAATACCAGCgagtgcagcagctgatgtcTCCCTTGACCTTACAGAGGCAACTTCAAGACAGCACCGGCACGGGCGCTACAAAAAGTCCAAAGTTCAGCTTGCCGCTCTACGCAAGAGCTTCCTGAAAGAAAACTGGCCAGCAGAGGCCGAGCTGCGACGTTTGCAGGAAGAAACCGGGCTAAGCCGCAACGACATCCGCAAATGGTTCAGTGATAGCCGCTACCAGCTAAGAGTCGGCCGAGGGAGCCTGGCGGCGGCACAAAGCTTTTCTCACAGCGCTGCTGTGGGAGGTAAACATGAGTCGGAGAGTCAACCCCTTCCACTTGTTAGTCAAAAGTCACGTCAGCCCAATGGGGAGAAACCCCCCGAGGGAACACGCAACAATGGGATTAGAAACTCACACttctttcagacatttttgtcTAACAGCCTAGAGGCATTTGGTGAAAGGGTCCTTGAGACACAGGGTCCTGAAGTGATTGAGGAGCTTTCTGGAGACGGGGAGAGTTTTAAGGATGAAGAACCAAACGATGAACAACCTTTAGAGTTAACGAAAAACTTTAAGAGTGAACCAGACATCATCCTGGAAATAAAATCATCACCCTATTCTTCCCCGTCTGTCAGTCCACCACCAGCTGCTTCCCCAAGTAAACCGTTTTCACACCGATTCAGAACATCAAAAAAGTCACTGCACTCGACCCGAACCAGTCCCCCACAGACACCCCTGGGTTCCTCTGGGCCTTCCACTTCCACATCTCCTACTCTTACTCCAGCAGGGCGGCCAAGAAAGACCAAGGAACAGCTGGATGTGTTGAAGCAGCACTTCTTGCAGTGTCAGTGGCCCACAAGTGAAGATTACACTGAACTTGTTAAACTTACTGGATTACCCAGAGCAGATGTTATTCAGTGGTTTGGCGACACGCGGTATGCCGTCAAAAATGGCCAACTGCGCTGGGTCAAGGGTGTCCGTGATCAGTTCCTAGCAGAACTTGCAAATCAGCAAAGCAGCACCGGTTTGACGAACAGAGGTGGGACGACCTCTCGTGGACGCAAGCGCAAGGCCAGAGCAAACGGAACGGGTGCATACTCTCCGGATATCCAGCCCCTGGTGGCGTACTACCTTGCAACAGGGTCGCTGCATGAAAAAGACCTTGACACGCTATGCAAGAAATCCAGAATGAGCTACCAGCAGGTGCGTGATTGGTTTGCTGCTCAGGAAGTTGAGAAAACTGACCAAGAATCCGTTGATGTTGGAGAACATTTCTAG